A region of Nocardioides alkalitolerans DNA encodes the following proteins:
- a CDS encoding ArsB/NhaD family transporter, translating to MLLAAAVVAAVACLVAALALDGVRQLAVGVLGAGLVLGVGAVSPGHAERAVLDLLPVVGYLVAILVLATLVERGGVFAWLGGIVAAGSRRASDPGRRLVLLAVLTAAVVTALLTLDATVVLLAPVLVLAARGLGRDPWPLDLASVRLANTASILLPVSNLTNLVAFDASGLTFLHFTLLMAPAWLVVVAAEHVVVRRAQRPAAATPAVVEAPVAVPRPDRLTLVVLGVTLAAIVVGGQLHLEPVWPALVAAAVLGVRAALTRRPELRLAPTRLLAAGQVPFAVFVLCWAIAVTALADRGGADLLDRLLPDGTGVVSLVVVALVAMLAANLLNNLPATLLLVPLAAPVGPEAVLAVLIGVGVGASATYAGSLANLLWLRNPALEHPADVGRRFHAVGLLVTPVLVVVATAVMAGTATLVGT from the coding sequence ATGCTCCTCGCCGCCGCCGTGGTCGCCGCCGTGGCCTGCCTGGTGGCGGCGCTCGCGCTCGACGGCGTCCGCCAGCTCGCGGTCGGCGTGCTGGGAGCCGGGCTGGTCCTCGGCGTCGGGGCGGTCAGCCCCGGGCACGCCGAGCGGGCGGTGCTCGACCTGTTGCCCGTCGTGGGCTACCTCGTCGCGATCCTCGTGCTCGCCACGCTCGTGGAGCGGGGTGGCGTATTCGCCTGGCTGGGCGGGATCGTCGCGGCCGGCTCCCGGCGCGCCTCCGATCCCGGGCGGCGGCTCGTGCTCCTCGCCGTGCTCACCGCGGCGGTGGTCACGGCGCTGCTCACGCTCGACGCGACGGTCGTGCTGCTGGCGCCCGTGCTCGTGCTGGCCGCCCGCGGGCTGGGCCGGGACCCCTGGCCGCTCGACCTGGCCTCCGTGCGCCTCGCCAACACCGCGTCGATCCTGCTGCCGGTCTCCAACCTCACCAACCTGGTGGCCTTCGACGCGTCGGGGCTGACCTTCCTCCACTTCACGCTGCTCATGGCGCCGGCGTGGCTCGTGGTCGTCGCGGCCGAGCACGTCGTCGTACGCCGCGCGCAGCGCCCCGCCGCCGCGACGCCCGCGGTGGTGGAGGCCCCGGTGGCGGTCCCGCGCCCCGACCGGCTCACCCTCGTCGTGCTCGGCGTGACGTTGGCGGCCATCGTGGTCGGGGGTCAGCTCCACCTGGAGCCCGTGTGGCCGGCGCTGGTGGCGGCGGCGGTGCTGGGCGTGCGCGCGGCGCTCACCCGCCGTCCCGAGCTGCGGCTCGCGCCGACACGGCTGCTCGCGGCGGGGCAGGTGCCCTTCGCCGTCTTCGTGCTCTGCTGGGCGATCGCCGTGACGGCGCTGGCCGACCGGGGCGGTGCCGACCTCCTCGACCGGCTGCTGCCGGACGGCACCGGGGTCGTCAGCCTCGTGGTGGTCGCGCTCGTGGCCATGCTCGCCGCCAACCTGCTGAACAACCTCCCGGCCACCCTGCTGCTGGTGCCGCTGGCCGCGCCCGTCGGGCCCGAGGCCGTGCTCGCGGTGCTCATCGGGGTCGGGGTGGGGGCGAGCGCGACGTACGCCGGCTCGCTGGCCAACCTCCTCTGGCTCCGCAACCCCGCGCTGGAGCACCCGGCGGACGTGGGCCGGCGCTTCCACGCGGTCGGCCTGCTCGTCACGCCGGTGCTCGTGGTGGTCGCGACCGCCGTGATGGCCGGTACGGCGACGCTCGTCGGGACCTGA
- a CDS encoding acyl-CoA dehydrogenase family protein: MDLTLSPDQEAFRAAAREFCDREVVPHRTAWDHAESVDLALVPKLGEQGFFGVKIPEEYGGLGLDLLTYCLAMEELGRADSAVRGIVSVSAGLFAGPILAHGTEEQKQRWLPGIVAGELLGCFGLTEPGHGSDAANLRTKAVRDGDDWVIDGEKIFITNGTWADACLVFARTGGPGPKGVSAFIVPTDTPGFERREVTGKLGLRGQATAALSFSGVRVPADALLGEEGQGFRIAMATLDTGRVGIAASCTGIIAGCLAATLEYTTQRDQFGKPVAAHQLVQDLIADMSVDADAARLLVWRAADLAMRGEPFSLAASKAKLFASEAAVRAANNAVQAFGGYGYVDDYPVAKYLRDARVMTLYEGTSQIQKLLIGRAETGVSAFV; this comes from the coding sequence GTGGACCTCACCCTGTCACCCGACCAGGAGGCCTTCCGGGCCGCCGCCCGCGAGTTCTGCGACCGCGAGGTCGTGCCGCACCGCACGGCGTGGGACCACGCCGAGTCCGTCGACCTCGCCCTCGTGCCCAAGCTCGGCGAGCAGGGGTTCTTCGGGGTGAAGATCCCGGAGGAGTACGGCGGCCTCGGCCTCGACCTCCTCACCTACTGCCTCGCGATGGAGGAGCTCGGCCGGGCCGACTCGGCCGTCCGCGGGATCGTCTCGGTCTCGGCGGGCCTCTTCGCGGGACCGATCCTGGCCCACGGCACGGAGGAGCAGAAGCAGCGCTGGCTCCCCGGCATCGTCGCCGGCGAGCTGCTCGGCTGCTTCGGCCTCACCGAGCCCGGCCACGGCTCCGACGCCGCGAACCTCCGCACGAAGGCGGTCCGCGACGGCGACGACTGGGTGATCGACGGCGAGAAGATCTTCATCACCAACGGCACGTGGGCCGACGCCTGCCTCGTCTTCGCGCGCACCGGCGGGCCGGGGCCGAAGGGCGTGTCGGCCTTCATCGTCCCGACGGACACGCCCGGCTTCGAGCGCCGGGAGGTCACGGGGAAGCTCGGCCTCCGCGGTCAGGCCACCGCGGCCCTGTCGTTCAGCGGCGTGCGGGTGCCCGCCGACGCGCTCCTCGGGGAGGAGGGCCAGGGCTTCCGGATCGCGATGGCGACGCTCGACACCGGGCGGGTGGGCATCGCGGCGAGCTGCACGGGGATCATCGCGGGCTGCCTGGCGGCGACGCTGGAGTACACGACCCAGCGCGACCAGTTCGGCAAGCCGGTCGCGGCCCACCAGCTGGTGCAGGACCTCATCGCCGACATGTCGGTCGACGCCGACGCCGCCCGGCTGCTGGTCTGGCGGGCCGCCGACCTCGCGATGCGGGGCGAGCCGTTCTCGCTCGCCGCGTCGAAGGCGAAGCTGTTCGCCTCGGAGGCGGCGGTGCGCGCCGCCAACAACGCGGTGCAGGCGTTCGGGGGCTACGGCTACGTCGACGACTACCCCGTCGCGAAGTACCTCCGCGACGCCCGCGTCATGACGCTCTACGAGGGCACCAGCCAGATCCAGAAGCTGCTCATCGGCCGCGCCGAGACCGGGGTCTCCGCCTTCGTGTGA
- a CDS encoding MFS transporter translates to MLVVAGLAFIASTYGLVRLAYGLFLPDVQADLGLGDRAAGYVSSGASLAYCAGAIVGLVADRRPRTVLVAAALTGVVGATGMALAPGTGAFAAAAVLASSSAGLASPALVAIVDRRVAVDRRARAQAVVNSGTGPGLVAAGLLAVVLLPDWRAGFAAGAAATLLCGVLVLLLARGGSSGPATPETPDAHGYGAGRAATYQLLVPALGALGLGAASAAAWTYGRAHLAAQGLGETTTTVAWIGIGVGGTATVLTARRLASRSPRVGWAVTVATVAGALVLLGTAGRTPVLAVLACALFGWGFVAATSALIAWAAELRPQAPAAVTAGFFVLLVLGQALGSALAGEVTARSGSGAAFLLAGVVALAACAASVPRRPEGEGSATRSAGVRPTTPW, encoded by the coding sequence ATGCTCGTCGTCGCCGGTCTCGCCTTCATCGCGAGCACCTACGGCCTGGTGCGTCTCGCCTACGGCCTCTTCCTCCCCGACGTGCAGGCCGACCTCGGCCTCGGGGACCGCGCCGCGGGCTACGTCTCCTCCGGCGCCTCCCTCGCCTACTGCGCCGGGGCGATCGTGGGGCTGGTCGCCGACCGCCGCCCGCGGACGGTCCTGGTGGCGGCCGCGCTCACGGGCGTCGTCGGGGCGACGGGCATGGCGCTCGCCCCCGGCACCGGCGCGTTCGCCGCCGCCGCGGTGCTCGCGTCGTCCTCGGCCGGGCTCGCCTCCCCGGCGCTCGTGGCGATCGTGGACCGCCGGGTGGCCGTCGACCGGCGTGCCCGGGCCCAGGCGGTCGTCAACTCCGGGACCGGCCCCGGCCTGGTCGCGGCGGGCCTGCTCGCCGTCGTGCTCCTGCCCGACTGGCGCGCGGGGTTCGCCGCCGGCGCCGCCGCGACCCTGCTCTGCGGCGTCCTCGTCCTGCTCCTCGCGCGGGGCGGCTCCTCCGGGCCGGCGACTCCCGAGACCCCCGACGCGCACGGGTACGGCGCGGGTCGCGCCGCGACGTACCAGCTCCTGGTCCCTGCCCTCGGCGCGCTGGGGCTGGGCGCGGCCTCGGCCGCGGCGTGGACCTACGGTCGGGCGCACCTCGCCGCTCAGGGCCTCGGCGAGACCACGACGACGGTGGCGTGGATCGGCATCGGGGTCGGCGGCACCGCGACGGTCCTGACCGCCCGTCGCCTCGCCAGCCGCTCCCCGCGGGTCGGCTGGGCCGTGACGGTGGCGACCGTCGCGGGCGCCCTGGTGCTGCTCGGCACCGCGGGCCGAACCCCGGTCCTGGCCGTGCTGGCCTGCGCACTCTTCGGCTGGGGCTTCGTCGCGGCGACGTCCGCCCTCATCGCGTGGGCGGCGGAGCTGCGCCCGCAGGCGCCGGCCGCGGTGACGGCCGGCTTCTTCGTGCTCCTCGTGCTCGGCCAGGCGCTGGGCTCCGCCCTGGCGGGGGAGGTCACCGCGCGCAGCGGGTCGGGCGCGGCGTTCCTGCTGGCGGGTGTCGTGGCGCTGGCGGCCTGCGCGGCGTCCGTTCCCCGGCGGCCGGAGGGAGAGGGGAGTGCGACCCGATCGGCCGGTGTCCGTCCGACGACGCCCTGGTAG
- a CDS encoding AAA family ATPase — MDSNVYRPGAGKVPPLLVGRDRLVRDWTLQLHAVAGGGGRAAAEDLLLTGPRGVGKTCTLTVLADQARSLGYEVVNLQAVRDEPTMVASLIRQADAAIAADKGPWKRAKQALERFAGLQLGAGGFSAGVSLHPPAGGSAGVARDPESLAGALAALSEAVRGETGGLQTAASRGGVMLTIDEIQVGDAREVALIAAVLQRLNVDHPDAAVVFAGTGLPHTMARLIEAGVTHPDRLFVETRIPLQLEEPDARLAILEPARVAGGGWEPAAVDAVLEASNRYPAHLQYFAQAVWRHAPGPVVDVASAAAAIPPAAETLTMRSLEPRWDALSEREAELVTAIAANGGRATAQELAVILGRDQRSWSRVRQNLIETGDIYAPRRGVLEITMPALARYALHEYPDLQGRSGERLVSLDEMRRRGAGTLPPPVAGG; from the coding sequence ATGGACAGCAACGTCTACCGACCCGGCGCGGGCAAGGTCCCGCCGTTGCTCGTCGGTCGTGACCGGCTCGTGCGGGACTGGACCCTGCAGCTGCACGCGGTCGCGGGAGGCGGGGGTCGTGCAGCTGCCGAGGACCTGCTCCTCACCGGCCCACGTGGGGTCGGCAAGACCTGCACGCTCACCGTGCTGGCAGACCAGGCTCGCAGCCTCGGCTACGAGGTCGTCAATCTCCAAGCAGTGCGCGACGAGCCGACGATGGTCGCGTCGCTCATCCGGCAGGCCGACGCCGCCATCGCGGCGGACAAGGGACCGTGGAAGCGCGCGAAGCAGGCGCTCGAGCGATTCGCTGGCCTGCAGCTGGGAGCCGGGGGCTTCTCGGCCGGCGTGAGCCTCCACCCGCCGGCGGGCGGGTCGGCCGGAGTGGCGCGCGATCCCGAGTCCCTCGCGGGCGCCCTGGCGGCCCTCTCCGAGGCCGTGCGGGGCGAGACAGGCGGTCTGCAGACGGCCGCGTCCAGGGGTGGGGTCATGCTGACCATCGACGAGATCCAGGTCGGCGACGCTCGCGAGGTCGCCCTCATCGCCGCAGTGCTCCAGCGCCTCAACGTCGACCACCCCGACGCGGCCGTCGTCTTCGCCGGTACCGGACTGCCCCACACCATGGCCCGGCTGATCGAGGCAGGTGTCACTCATCCCGATCGCCTCTTCGTGGAGACCCGGATCCCGCTGCAGCTCGAGGAGCCCGACGCCCGCCTGGCAATCCTCGAACCTGCCCGTGTTGCTGGGGGCGGCTGGGAGCCTGCGGCCGTCGACGCCGTGCTCGAGGCGTCCAACCGCTATCCGGCGCACCTGCAGTACTTCGCACAGGCCGTGTGGCGCCACGCCCCCGGCCCCGTCGTCGACGTCGCCTCCGCCGCAGCCGCGATCCCTCCGGCCGCCGAGACCCTGACCATGCGCTCCCTCGAGCCGCGCTGGGACGCGCTCTCCGAGCGGGAGGCCGAGCTCGTCACGGCGATCGCCGCGAACGGTGGCCGAGCCACGGCCCAAGAGCTCGCGGTCATCCTGGGTCGAGATCAGCGCTCCTGGTCACGCGTTCGACAGAACCTCATCGAGACCGGAGACATCTATGCCCCCCGCCGGGGGGTTCTCGAGATCACGATGCCGGCGCTCGCCCGCTACGCACTGCACGAGTACCCCGACCTACAGGGGCGGTCAGGTGAGCGCCTCGTCTCCCTGGACGAGATGCGCCGGCGCGGCGCAGGAACCCTCCCACCACCGGTGGCAGGCGGCTGA
- a CDS encoding TetR/AcrR family transcriptional regulator — translation MASRASTERKLLDAADQLLFRRGVTATPVDEVLALAGVSPATLYRAFGSKDGLLVAALERRLDAWLATWDAAVAAAADDEARLLAVFDALETFRARPDGARWCAFLGSAAEHADPPAPLAAALARDTDELRTRLRALAVPVVGETGADGLAESLLLVVSGDLAMRLRDGHVTTSAARDVARAVVASARQKTRP, via the coding sequence ATGGCCAGCCGAGCGAGCACCGAGAGGAAGCTGCTCGACGCCGCCGACCAGCTGCTCTTCCGCCGCGGCGTGACCGCCACCCCGGTCGACGAGGTGCTCGCCTTGGCGGGGGTCTCCCCCGCGACGCTCTACCGCGCGTTCGGCAGCAAGGACGGCCTGCTCGTCGCCGCGCTGGAGCGCCGCCTCGATGCATGGCTCGCCACCTGGGACGCCGCTGTGGCCGCCGCCGCCGACGACGAGGCGCGGCTGCTGGCCGTCTTCGACGCCCTCGAGACCTTCCGCGCGCGGCCCGACGGTGCCCGGTGGTGCGCCTTCCTCGGGAGCGCGGCGGAGCACGCCGATCCCCCGGCCCCGCTGGCCGCCGCGCTGGCGCGCGACACCGACGAGCTGCGCACCCGGCTGCGGGCGCTGGCCGTGCCCGTCGTCGGCGAGACCGGCGCCGACGGGCTCGCCGAGTCCCTGCTGCTGGTGGTCTCGGGTGACCTCGCGATGCGGCTGCGCGACGGACACGTGACGACGAGCGCGGCGCGCGACGTGGCGAGGGCGGTCGTGGCCTCAGCGCGTCAGAAGACGAGGCCCTGA
- the manA gene encoding mannose-6-phosphate isomerase, class I — translation MYRLRNGVQNYSWGSPEAIPRFLGERPDGTPVAEVWIGTHALQPSTAVDAEGNAKPLSDLTGDLPFMLKVLAADQPLSLQVHPSKSQAEDGYAEEERAGIPLDAPNRVYKDDNHKPEMVYALTTFDSLIGFRPTVEILRVLAPLETPLTQKLAEDLRADPGFAGIVRRVEWLLSSEVSPAQIGEVVGACRALGKMGMDIKRAYSTAVEIAEYYPDDVGVVISLMLNRMTLQPGEAAYLGAGIIHAHLKGLCLEVMASSDNVLRAGLTRKHVDPTGLVTCLGTTGMARIARVNPEFALAETEVFSPADVEFALAVTQVSHADPEGVAVVNAKQSLLICTGGEVEVRNGAGERVRLGRGESVFLGPDDRDCVIVGLGEVAQAFEPARRAVHSRLVDVV, via the coding sequence ATGTACCGACTCCGCAACGGCGTGCAGAACTACTCGTGGGGGTCGCCCGAGGCCATCCCGCGCTTCCTGGGCGAGCGCCCCGACGGCACGCCGGTCGCCGAGGTGTGGATCGGCACCCACGCCCTGCAGCCGTCGACCGCCGTCGACGCCGAGGGCAACGCGAAGCCGCTCTCCGACCTGACCGGCGACCTCCCGTTCATGCTCAAGGTGCTCGCCGCCGACCAGCCGCTGTCGCTGCAGGTGCACCCGAGCAAGTCCCAGGCCGAGGACGGGTACGCCGAGGAGGAGCGCGCGGGCATCCCGCTCGACGCCCCGAACCGGGTCTACAAGGACGACAACCACAAGCCGGAGATGGTCTACGCGCTGACCACCTTCGACAGCCTCATCGGCTTCCGCCCGACCGTGGAGATCCTCCGCGTGCTGGCGCCGCTGGAGACGCCGCTGACCCAGAAGCTCGCCGAGGACCTCCGCGCCGACCCCGGCTTCGCGGGCATCGTGCGCCGCGTGGAGTGGCTGCTGAGCTCCGAGGTGAGCCCCGCCCAGATCGGCGAGGTGGTCGGCGCCTGCCGCGCCCTCGGCAAGATGGGCATGGACATCAAGCGCGCCTACTCGACCGCGGTCGAGATCGCCGAGTACTACCCCGACGACGTCGGCGTCGTCATCTCCCTCATGCTCAACCGGATGACCCTGCAGCCGGGCGAGGCGGCCTACCTGGGCGCCGGGATCATCCACGCCCACCTCAAGGGCCTCTGCCTCGAAGTCATGGCGTCGTCCGACAACGTGCTGCGCGCCGGACTGACGCGGAAGCACGTCGACCCGACCGGCCTCGTGACCTGCCTCGGCACGACCGGCATGGCCCGCATCGCGCGGGTGAACCCGGAGTTCGCGCTCGCCGAGACCGAGGTCTTCAGCCCGGCCGACGTCGAGTTCGCGCTGGCCGTCACCCAGGTCTCGCACGCCGACCCCGAGGGCGTCGCCGTCGTCAACGCCAAGCAGTCGCTGCTCATCTGCACCGGTGGCGAGGTGGAGGTGCGCAACGGCGCCGGCGAGCGGGTGCGGCTGGGTCGCGGCGAGTCGGTGTTCCTCGGCCCCGACGACCGCGACTGCGTCATCGTGGGCCTGGGCGAGGTGGCGCAGGCCTTCGAGCCGGCCCGCCGGGCCGTCCACTCGCGCCTCGTCGACGTCGTCTGA